The Bacillus carboniphilus genome contains a region encoding:
- the aceA gene encoding isocitrate lyase: MSNKERIQKLEESWKNDERWSGITRPYSAEDVIKLRGSIDIEHTLAKRGSEKLWANLHKEDFINALGALTGNQAVQQAKAGLKAVYLSGWQVAADANLSGNMYPDQSLYPANSVPHVVKRINQALQRADQIQHMEGGDEVDYFLPIVADAEAGFGGQLNVFELMKGMIESGASGVHFEDQLSSEKKCGHLGGKVLLPTQTAIRNLISARLAADVMGTPTVLVARTDADAADLITSDFDDRDKEFITGERTPEGFYRTKAGIDQAIARGLAYAPYADLIWCETSEPNLEQAQKFADAIHAKFPGKLLAYNCSPSFNWKKKLDEETIGKFQREIAKMGYKFQFVTLAGFHALNYSMFELARKYKTEGMAAYSELQQAEFSREQFGYTATRHQREVGTGYFDQVSQVVTGGTSSTTALSGSTEEEQFSKV; the protein is encoded by the coding sequence ATGTCAAACAAAGAAAGAATTCAAAAGTTAGAAGAAAGCTGGAAAAATGATGAGCGTTGGAGTGGAATTACACGTCCATATTCTGCAGAAGACGTGATTAAGTTACGAGGCTCAATCGATATCGAGCATACTTTAGCAAAACGTGGTTCAGAGAAGCTTTGGGCTAATCTTCATAAAGAAGATTTTATTAACGCTTTAGGTGCGCTTACAGGAAATCAAGCTGTTCAACAAGCAAAAGCAGGTTTAAAAGCAGTTTATTTAAGCGGATGGCAAGTGGCTGCTGATGCAAACCTTTCTGGGAATATGTATCCAGACCAAAGTTTATACCCAGCTAACAGTGTTCCGCATGTAGTGAAGCGTATTAATCAAGCGTTGCAACGTGCCGATCAAATTCAACATATGGAAGGTGGAGACGAAGTCGATTACTTCCTTCCAATCGTAGCTGATGCAGAAGCAGGTTTTGGAGGTCAATTAAACGTATTTGAACTAATGAAAGGCATGATCGAATCCGGAGCTTCTGGTGTTCACTTCGAAGATCAGCTTTCTTCTGAGAAAAAATGTGGACATTTAGGTGGGAAGGTTTTACTTCCAACTCAAACCGCAATTCGTAATTTGATCTCTGCACGTCTAGCTGCGGATGTAATGGGTACTCCTACCGTATTAGTAGCTCGTACGGATGCAGATGCCGCTGATTTAATTACAAGTGATTTTGATGATCGTGATAAAGAATTCATTACAGGAGAACGTACACCTGAAGGATTCTATCGTACAAAAGCAGGTATTGACCAAGCAATCGCTCGTGGATTAGCTTATGCTCCATATGCGGATTTAATTTGGTGTGAAACGTCTGAACCAAACTTAGAACAAGCACAAAAGTTTGCTGATGCAATCCATGCGAAATTCCCTGGTAAATTACTAGCTTATAACTGCTCTCCATCATTTAACTGGAAGAAGAAATTAGATGAAGAGACAATTGGCAAGTTCCAAAGAGAAATTGCGAAGATGGGGTATAAGTTCCAATTCGTAACATTAGCTGGATTCCATGCTCTAAATTACAGCATGTTTGAATTAGCAAGAAAATATAAAACAGAAGGAATGGCTGCATATTCTGAGCTGCAACAAGCTGAGTTTTCAAGAGAGCAATTTGGATATACAGCAACTCGCCATCAACGTGAAGTAGGAACAGGCTATTTTGATCAAGTTTCACAAGTGGTTACTGGAGGAACTTCTTCAACGACAGCCCTATCTGGATCAACTGAAGAAGAGCAATTTTCTAAAGTTTAA
- a CDS encoding SAM-dependent methyltransferase, with product MLNIVPIGFVENERTKLEDDHWERVDSKIFLTSSFGEDSLKGIEDFSHLEILFYFHLVDESSIVTGARHPRNNKHLPLVGIFSQRGKSRPNRIGSTIVELIKQEGSTLYVKGLDAIDGTPVLDIKPVMEEFLPKGVITQPEWSKEVMKSYW from the coding sequence ATGTTAAACATAGTACCAATTGGGTTTGTCGAAAATGAGAGAACCAAACTGGAGGATGATCATTGGGAAAGGGTTGATTCAAAAATTTTTCTGACAAGTAGTTTTGGGGAAGATTCATTAAAGGGGATTGAGGACTTTTCCCATCTTGAAATTCTTTTTTATTTTCATTTAGTTGATGAGAGTAGCATTGTGACAGGAGCCAGGCACCCGAGAAATAATAAACATCTTCCTTTGGTCGGTATTTTTTCTCAACGTGGGAAGAGCAGGCCGAACCGTATAGGAAGTACAATTGTCGAACTTATCAAGCAAGAAGGATCAACACTATACGTTAAAGGCTTAGATGCTATTGATGGTACACCAGTGTTAGATATCAAACCTGTTATGGAGGAATTTCTTCCTAAAGGAGTCATTACCCAACCAGAATGGTCGAAAGAAGTCATGAAAAGCTATTGGTGA
- a CDS encoding IDEAL domain-containing protein has translation MKEKKSYTELMKTYQSKENGAIDKVLDMYIEMLWDEALYKHHKLALEKKIDCALDSRDHQEFLVLSKQYKELTAYNF, from the coding sequence ATGAAAGAGAAAAAATCGTATACAGAACTCATGAAAACCTATCAGTCAAAGGAAAATGGTGCAATTGACAAAGTGTTAGATATGTATATTGAAATGCTCTGGGATGAAGCTCTATATAAGCATCATAAGTTAGCGCTTGAGAAGAAAATTGACTGTGCCCTTGATTCAAGGGATCATCAAGAGTTTCTGGTGTTATCAAAGCAGTATAAAGAACTTACCGCATATAATTTTTAA
- a CDS encoding DUF5082 family protein yields MGYSDLLHSFSNQINGQSKSIEEDISRLEKAKKKLQEEQSLAFNEIKQIERPELASQWTGDHSNDL; encoded by the coding sequence ATGGGATATTCAGATTTGCTCCACTCTTTTTCGAACCAAATTAATGGACAGTCAAAGAGTATTGAGGAAGATATTTCAAGATTGGAGAAGGCGAAGAAGAAACTTCAAGAGGAACAAAGTTTAGCTTTCAATGAAATCAAACAAATTGAGCGTCCTGAGCTTGCCTCTCAATGGACGGGCGACCATTCTAATGACCTTTGA
- a CDS encoding AimR family lysis-lysogeny pheromone receptor: MKLEEIKDCILKDSQLKVRSYQDIADEIGVTKNTVANTIKFIDTGQPQTSLDAILGYHKLYAKKDDPEWTTIENYALKDGLKSSHLKDILDYCYENDYFDTMKKVVAIGMEKPHEMSKVTRLYELLMQIRTREITFMEAYAESKAINWGHPHVEILKEYIEIIYLYNSYEYNKTEDRCNSLLGKLKEIDKTELPSPRFIDRVKVYNLNALLKVKKYALVREMGENLLTNAIGDRFRALAHTYIAKSYFYESCDLSELHFNKASEIYEKLGLRSDFIVIQRNIELLKLLYNKLEEEDVTSGFEPHLVNLKSLNFRFEEAEHLLDSIDISNYETYDLLIARGLIEYGLYGKDGYLCLAVKEFEKYGDLHMATLPVKLKEKIESSRKEILT, translated from the coding sequence ATGAAACTTGAAGAAATTAAAGATTGTATTTTAAAAGATTCTCAACTCAAAGTGCGAAGCTATCAAGATATCGCAGATGAAATAGGGGTCACAAAAAACACAGTGGCAAATACCATCAAGTTCATCGACACAGGTCAGCCACAAACTTCATTAGATGCCATCCTAGGCTATCATAAACTTTACGCAAAAAAAGACGATCCAGAATGGACCACCATTGAAAACTACGCTCTAAAAGACGGGCTAAAATCTAGCCACCTAAAAGACATTTTAGATTATTGCTATGAAAACGACTATTTTGATACAATGAAGAAGGTAGTAGCAATCGGTATGGAAAAACCTCATGAAATGTCCAAGGTGACGAGGTTATATGAGTTGTTGATGCAAATTAGAACTAGAGAAATTACCTTTATGGAAGCATACGCTGAATCTAAGGCAATTAATTGGGGACATCCTCATGTAGAAATCTTAAAGGAATATATTGAGATTATTTACTTGTACAATAGTTACGAATATAATAAAACAGAGGATCGATGTAATAGTCTATTAGGAAAATTAAAAGAAATAGATAAAACTGAATTGCCAAGTCCAAGGTTTATTGATCGTGTAAAAGTTTATAATTTAAATGCCCTGTTAAAAGTAAAAAAATATGCCCTTGTTAGGGAAATGGGTGAAAATTTATTAACAAATGCAATTGGAGATCGTTTTAGGGCTTTGGCTCATACCTATATAGCAAAGTCATACTTTTATGAGAGCTGTGATCTGAGCGAACTTCATTTTAACAAGGCGTCAGAGATATATGAAAAATTAGGTTTGAGGTCGGATTTTATAGTAATCCAAAGAAATATTGAATTACTTAAATTACTTTATAATAAACTAGAAGAGGAAGATGTGACCTCTGGATTTGAACCACATTTAGTGAATCTTAAAAGTTTGAATTTTAGATTTGAGGAAGCAGAGCACTTATTAGATAGTATTGATATATCTAATTATGAAACTTACGATCTATTAATTGCAAGAGGATTGATAGAGTATGGATTATATGGTAAAGATGGGTACTTATGTTTAGCGGTTAAGGAATTTGAAAAATACGGAGATCTTCACATGGCTACGTTGCCTGTGAAATTAAAAGAAAAAATAGAGTCCTCAAGAAAGGAGATTTTAACTTGA
- a CDS encoding YwqI/YxiC family protein, whose product MTNIKLDYGTVIKQLEEIEGMVQRLEGSLSCYSVGVNQLPFIEQWDEREDSINQLVRQYKEEVLKSIDDTKANVQLIKDQDEAILKN is encoded by the coding sequence ATGACAAACATTAAATTAGACTATGGAACGGTCATCAAACAGTTAGAGGAGATCGAGGGGATGGTTCAGAGGCTAGAAGGTTCTCTTTCTTGTTATTCCGTTGGAGTCAATCAACTTCCATTTATCGAACAATGGGATGAACGAGAAGACTCCATAAACCAACTTGTCCGTCAGTATAAAGAAGAAGTTTTAAAAAGTATCGACGACACAAAAGCCAATGTTCAATTAATCAAAGATCAAGACGAAGCTATTCTTAAAAATTAG
- the tnpA gene encoding IS200/IS605 family transposase: MNVYKNNQQVVFNIQYHVIWVTKNHHKFLQDSIAVRTRELIRLGCEARGIAVLQGSLGKDHVHLLISCTSNMVPSKIVQYLKEQLSSLLQEQFPQLKKQYWGQQLWEKGYFCASVGDIDEETIRNYIVNQFNEGKDE, from the coding sequence ATGAACGTGTATAAAAATAATCAGCAGGTCGTTTTTAATATCCAGTACCATGTGATATGGGTTACGAAAAACCATCATAAATTCTTACAAGATTCAATTGCAGTCAGAACACGAGAACTAATTAGACTAGGTTGTGAAGCAAGAGGGATAGCCGTATTACAAGGAAGTCTAGGAAAAGACCATGTTCACTTATTAATCTCATGTACATCTAACATGGTACCAAGTAAAATTGTGCAATACCTGAAGGAACAATTATCAAGCTTACTTCAAGAACAATTTCCTCAATTGAAAAAACAATACTGGGGTCAGCAATTATGGGAAAAAGGTTACTTTTGTGCATCAGTAGGAGATATCGATGAAGAAACAATAAGGAATTATATAGTTAACCAGTTTAATGAAGGAAAGGATGAATGA
- a CDS encoding M48 family metallopeptidase, with protein sequence MRRGLTLSVIIYFIYGLFFYWYLFMSNDIAIPEAYKGTAADPETFMNARELMLTEEYSNIKNFLYFVLIPFEWFIFFVFLIVGGSKWLQKASTTATSVSFIQTGLYFFWLSLLVNVISFPVEWLSYQISLSYNISTQATGDWINDQIIDFFVNFLLMWIMMAVLYTLIRKFKKRWWLYAWLLSVPFSLFLMFIQPVILDPLYNEFYPLQDKELEKKILSYAEQANIPADHVYEVDMSEKTNALNAYVTGIGDNSRIVLWDTTLEQLTEDEILFIMAHEIGHYVMHHIYIGIAGYLVLSFVGLYLIYRLMNLIVDRWGSYFKVTEVSDLSSLPLFLLLLGMLSFISSPAENYVSRFQEKSADMYAIEMTDNPEAAVMSFQELSRAGLSEVHPPALVKFFKYSHPTLLERINYIGETEEE encoded by the coding sequence TTGAGAAGAGGCTTAACTTTATCAGTTATTATCTACTTTATATATGGGTTATTTTTTTATTGGTATTTATTTATGAGTAACGATATTGCTATACCAGAAGCTTATAAAGGGACGGCAGCTGATCCTGAAACGTTTATGAATGCAAGGGAACTTATGCTCACTGAAGAGTATTCTAACATTAAAAACTTCCTGTACTTTGTATTAATTCCCTTTGAATGGTTTATCTTTTTTGTTTTTTTAATTGTAGGGGGATCAAAGTGGCTACAAAAAGCTTCAACGACAGCCACAAGTGTTTCATTTATTCAAACGGGTCTTTACTTCTTTTGGTTATCGCTGTTAGTTAATGTTATTTCCTTTCCCGTTGAATGGCTGAGTTATCAAATATCTTTATCCTATAATATATCGACACAAGCAACCGGAGACTGGATCAATGACCAAATCATCGATTTTTTTGTGAATTTCCTGTTAATGTGGATCATGATGGCTGTTCTTTATACACTCATTCGTAAATTTAAAAAACGTTGGTGGCTTTATGCGTGGCTCTTATCGGTTCCGTTTTCCTTGTTTTTAATGTTCATTCAGCCTGTCATACTGGACCCTCTTTATAACGAATTTTATCCTCTTCAAGATAAAGAGTTAGAAAAAAAAATCTTGTCTTATGCAGAGCAAGCGAATATCCCAGCCGATCACGTCTATGAAGTAGATATGTCCGAGAAAACAAACGCATTAAATGCTTATGTGACAGGAATAGGTGATAATTCAAGAATTGTCTTGTGGGATACCACCTTAGAGCAGTTAACTGAAGATGAAATTTTGTTCATCATGGCCCATGAGATTGGTCACTATGTTATGCATCATATTTATATCGGAATAGCTGGCTATTTGGTTCTCTCCTTTGTAGGGTTATATTTAATTTATCGCCTAATGAATTTAATTGTTGACAGATGGGGCTCGTATTTCAAGGTTACCGAAGTGAGCGACTTGTCATCTCTTCCCTTGTTTCTATTGCTCTTGGGGATGCTTAGTTTTATATCATCTCCTGCCGAAAACTATGTCTCCCGTTTTCAAGAAAAGAGTGCGGATATGTACGCAATTGAAATGACAGACAATCCTGAAGCTGCGGTTATGTCTTTTCAAGAATTATCGAGGGCAGGATTAAGTGAAGTACACCCTCCAGCGCTTGTAAAGTTTTTTAAGTATAGTCATCCAACCTTGTTAGAAAGGATTAATTATATTGGTGAAACAGAAGAGGAGTAA
- a CDS encoding SMI1/KNR4 family protein, which produces MEFKDGSIIYPLPDDTLLSEKEGKWRIKLPEAYKEFIKKYNGGTPIKDSFKCNNHIYAIDRFLCILKVTGERDDEYYDIGVVRTQLDERIVFDENLVGTELLPIAVLFAGDFVCLDYRTNKEQPRVVVWNHEESGDLDPVTYDVSNSFSDFISMVE; this is translated from the coding sequence ATGGAATTTAAGGATGGATCAATAATCTATCCCTTGCCGGACGATACTTTGCTTTCTGAAAAGGAAGGCAAGTGGAGAATAAAATTACCAGAAGCATATAAAGAATTTATAAAAAAATATAATGGTGGTACTCCTATAAAAGATAGTTTTAAGTGTAATAACCATATTTATGCGATTGATAGATTTTTATGTATTTTAAAAGTAACTGGGGAAAGAGATGATGAGTATTACGATATAGGAGTAGTTAGAACACAATTAGACGAAAGAATTGTTTTTGATGAAAATTTAGTAGGTACTGAACTGCTACCAATAGCTGTTTTGTTTGCTGGTGATTTTGTGTGTTTAGATTATAGAACAAATAAAGAGCAACCAAGAGTTGTCGTCTGGAATCATGAGGAATCAGGAGATTTAGATCCAGTTACATATGATGTATCTAATTCATTTAGTGATTTTATATCTATGGTTGAATAA
- a CDS encoding T7SS effector LXG polymorphic toxin, giving the protein MENLIYERDSLVSASQARMHEYENLKEQFEEVKKAMLSLVEMDAFQGRGANAIKGFYQAQSEVINAWLGLIDRQIAFLKGIDGDTEEAGLGGETTIYVPFLEDELSKSIKQSKQMVHQQQDDISAILSSVSDLVDIDVYSTDRFEEAMENADKERKETIEAVEQLNQNLLNEYQQSEINQGFVVQLYSALIDATTKGGNVSPIHFNLKAFKESDVYQLRDDVQKATDEYVTLKDQQAEYRQLQAAVEAEKNKPLYLKMVDGFKNFTGELTGYYDYKRATEGVDPITGRELSTAERVKAGGMALAGFIPIAGWGGRLGKGGLGALKTFKGVSAATHALDAYKGAKSFDVLYKTEMGIYGLVTANGFGEYLTGQDMFGNPLTDAQRQDSLHGALLGLTIGTAAHSLNRQASGQTLFPYSKAYVGQKVTQSQQALSKLRSNIGQLRVPVGVEAQQFATSTGRVTNLNLSTKTLSDVKQQVMMKAEGVGGKYKGKVSNRVSETNLRNIDHFINGNKKFDEVIEDYAIVYKEHIALNKPWSWDDTIPGGDSLSPVQKRKVKELAIEKGHIPDIKVTKTVGMRYGFADFESAGIVEETVHLPERFWKLSDKEQFKWLDEQIGGTRRGRTWHHTEIPGKMELVPFGIHNITPHNGGRTKGMWADAPR; this is encoded by the coding sequence ATGGAAAACCTAATCTATGAACGAGATTCTCTTGTTTCTGCTTCACAGGCAAGGATGCATGAATATGAAAATTTAAAAGAACAGTTTGAAGAAGTAAAAAAGGCCATGTTAAGTCTAGTAGAAATGGATGCGTTTCAAGGAAGAGGAGCAAACGCCATTAAAGGATTTTACCAAGCACAAAGCGAAGTGATTAACGCTTGGCTTGGTTTAATTGATAGGCAAATCGCCTTTTTAAAGGGAATTGATGGCGATACAGAAGAGGCAGGTTTAGGCGGTGAAACGACCATCTATGTTCCTTTTCTTGAAGATGAATTATCCAAATCAATCAAACAATCAAAACAGATGGTTCACCAGCAACAAGATGATATCAGCGCTATCCTATCAAGTGTTTCCGATTTGGTGGACATTGATGTGTATTCGACTGACCGATTTGAAGAAGCCATGGAAAACGCCGACAAAGAGCGAAAAGAGACCATTGAGGCTGTTGAACAACTCAATCAAAACTTGTTGAATGAATATCAACAATCAGAAATAAACCAAGGCTTCGTCGTCCAGCTCTATAGCGCACTCATTGATGCTACGACAAAAGGGGGCAACGTCTCCCCCATCCACTTTAACCTAAAGGCATTTAAGGAAAGCGATGTGTATCAATTAAGAGACGACGTACAAAAAGCGACAGACGAATACGTAACGTTAAAAGATCAACAAGCGGAATACAGACAACTACAAGCAGCGGTCGAAGCAGAGAAAAATAAACCTTTGTATTTAAAAATGGTAGATGGATTTAAGAACTTTACAGGTGAACTGACGGGCTATTATGATTATAAGAGAGCAACAGAAGGCGTCGATCCCATCACAGGGCGAGAGTTATCAACGGCAGAACGAGTAAAGGCAGGCGGAATGGCTCTAGCTGGTTTTATTCCGATCGCAGGTTGGGGAGGTCGTCTCGGTAAAGGTGGATTAGGTGCTTTAAAAACGTTTAAAGGCGTCAGTGCCGCCACACATGCCTTAGATGCGTATAAAGGAGCCAAGTCGTTTGATGTCCTTTATAAAACCGAAATGGGCATTTACGGGCTAGTGACCGCCAATGGCTTCGGAGAATATTTAACGGGTCAAGATATGTTCGGCAACCCTTTAACAGATGCCCAAAGACAAGATAGTTTACATGGTGCCTTACTAGGCTTAACCATTGGTACAGCCGCTCATTCATTGAATAGGCAGGCTTCAGGTCAAACATTATTCCCTTACAGCAAGGCCTATGTAGGACAAAAAGTTACCCAATCCCAACAAGCCTTATCGAAGTTAAGATCAAATATTGGTCAGTTGAGAGTTCCGGTTGGCGTTGAAGCCCAGCAATTTGCCACAAGTACAGGTAGAGTCACGAACCTTAATCTAAGCACGAAGACGTTGAGTGACGTGAAGCAGCAGGTTATGATGAAGGCTGAGGGAGTTGGGGGTAAGTATAAGGGTAAAGTAAGTAATAGAGTTAGTGAAACTAATTTAAGAAATATTGATCATTTTATAAATGGCAATAAGAAATTTGATGAAGTTATTGAAGACTATGCAATAGTATATAAAGAGCATATTGCTTTAAACAAACCTTGGTCTTGGGATGATACTATTCCTGGTGGGGATAGTTTGTCTCCTGTCCAAAAAAGAAAGGTAAAAGAATTGGCTATAGAAAAAGGACATATTCCTGATATAAAGGTTACAAAAACAGTTGGTATGAGGTATGGATTTGCTGATTTTGAAAGTGCAGGTATTGTAGAAGAAACTGTTCATCTACCAGAGAGATTTTGGAAATTATCAGATAAAGAACAATTTAAATGGTTAGACGAACAAATAGGTGGTACTAGAAGAGGAAGGACCTGGCATCATACGGAGATTCCTGGTAAAATGGAGCTAGTCCCCTTTGGTATTCATAATATTACACCTCATAATGGTGGAAGGACAAAAGGTATGTGGGCCGACGCTCCAAGATAA
- a CDS encoding competence protein ComK: protein MVNNFTWLDQYQANRYSMAILPFNCDKGLFTRIIEFEKDIYVKKSPKQVVDDSCKYFGSSYEGRRIGTKELMRITHKPPIMVDAGTNIFLFPTTSSHRSQCAWLSHHYILCYETGDYNQTLITFKNKQQLLLEMSLSSFENQLFRTAQLKSIIASRIEEEQQRMNMILFPKDKNAAIIYEELLKEWKRK from the coding sequence ATGGTAAATAACTTTACATGGCTTGATCAATATCAAGCGAACCGGTATTCGATGGCAATTCTTCCATTCAACTGTGATAAAGGATTGTTTACACGTATCATCGAATTTGAAAAAGATATTTATGTTAAAAAGAGTCCCAAACAAGTAGTTGATGATAGTTGTAAATATTTTGGCTCTAGTTATGAAGGAAGACGAATTGGGACAAAAGAACTAATGAGAATTACTCATAAACCTCCTATAATGGTTGATGCGGGAACAAACATCTTCCTCTTTCCTACGACATCTTCTCACCGCTCTCAATGTGCATGGCTCTCCCATCATTATATCCTCTGTTATGAAACAGGTGATTACAATCAAACCCTGATTACGTTTAAAAATAAACAGCAGCTTTTATTAGAAATGTCGTTATCCTCCTTTGAAAATCAACTATTTAGAACGGCTCAATTAAAAAGTATTATAGCATCTAGGATAGAAGAGGAGCAGCAACGAATGAATATGATTCTGTTCCCAAAAGATAAAAATGCAGCGATTATATATGAAGAATTATTAAAAGAATGGAAAAGGAAATAG